In Acaryochloris thomasi RCC1774, the DNA window TCGCGATTTATCAATGGCTGCAGGAGCGTTCTTTACAGGTCTATCCACAGCATCCAGGCTATCAGCCGCTGATGGCTCCCCCGGCGCAATTTGATCCGATGCCGCCTCAGTCGCTACCGGATGCGTTGGTGGGTCAGAGCTGGAGTATCGCAACGCTGCCTTTGAGCGCCTTTTCAGAGATGCAGGACTGGGAGATTGCCTTTAACGACCCATTCCCGCTGGAGCTAGTAAAGCTACCGGCAGATACGAATATTCCTGGGCTGATCATTTTTTCAGAGCGGGCGGTCCCTTTGGCGGGCTGGATGTCCGGTTTGGAGCTAGCTTTTCTCAAGTTTTCTCCCACGCCCAAGCCGCAGCTGCTGCTAGAGACTGGGCTAGTGGAACGCTGGGTTCTTTCTAATCTGCAGGATCCGACACTGGCGACTGAAGTTGAGGCGTTTGAGCGGACGAAGCAAGAGGCTCAGCAGCTCCACTTCTTGGCTATTCAGTCTAGCCCGGAGGCGCAGGATTTTGCTGGTTTTTGGCTACTGCAAGAGCTGCTGCCGGATTGAGAAGCACTGACTGTAGCCCTTTGCTAGCGAGGCCAAAAGAGGCTGCCCAATGTCAGGATGATGATGCCGAGGGCAAACCAGACAAAGCCATTGTCTTTGGTTTCAACTTGGCTGGGATCTGCGGGAGGCTGAATCACACGTTTGGGTTGGGGGGGCTTGGCAAGGGGGCGAGCGGTAATCCGGGAGTTGCGATCGCGTTCTTCCACTTGCTCTAAATCAGGAATCTGCGTGAGCCATTCGGGCCGCATCTCCAGCTTGGGCGCTTCCAGAATATACAACAAGCGCTTGCTTTGCTTGCGTGTCTCAGCGT includes these proteins:
- a CDS encoding Tab2/Atab2 family RNA-binding protein: MTKVWEIDFYSRPILDEQQKKIWELLVCDTQRSFEYTQQCSGAEANARWLQNALTEAMEQWRQSQGVAVSEQPEKIRFFRRQMSSIITRACKGIGIPAQASRRTFAIYQWLQERSLQVYPQHPGYQPLMAPPAQFDPMPPQSLPDALVGQSWSIATLPLSAFSEMQDWEIAFNDPFPLELVKLPADTNIPGLIIFSERAVPLAGWMSGLELAFLKFSPTPKPQLLLETGLVERWVLSNLQDPTLATEVEAFERTKQEAQQLHFLAIQSSPEAQDFAGFWLLQELLPD